The uncultured Campylobacter sp. DNA segment TGGCGCACGCCGGTAAAATACATCGCCATGCCGTGCTCGTTTGCCGCCTGCACGACCTCATCGTCGCGGATGCTGCCGCCCGGCTGTATCACGGCTTTTACGCCCGCCTCGCTTGCGATATCGATACTATCGCGAAACGGGAAAAATGCCTCGCTAGCAAGCGCGCAACCGCGTAAATCAAGCCCCATATCGCGCGCCTTAGCCACGGCCGCACGCGCGGCGTCCACGCGGCTAGTCATACCCATGCCGATAGCGACCACGGCGCTGTTTTTCACGTAGACGACGCAGTTGCTTTTCGTAAGCGCCGCGACCTTCCACGCGATCTCGAGGTCTTTTAACTCGGCCTCGCTGGCTGCGCGCTCGGTTTGTAGTTTCATATTTTCTAGCTCGCTAGCTTTCACCTCGTCGCTTTGCTGATAAACAAAGCCGCCGTCAACGTGCTTGAAGTCGTATTTGTCGTTTGCTCGCTGTAAAAATTTATTGCCCTGAGTGAAAATTTTGATGCGTTTTTTTGCTTCAAATACCGCAAGCGCGTCCTCGTCCACGTTTGCGGCGATGATGACCTCGACGTAAATTTCGTTGATTTTTTCTGCCAAAGCGCGGTCTAGCGTGCCGTTTATCGCCACGACGCCGCCGTATGCGCTGACGGGATCGCATTTTAGCGCTTCGACGTAGCTTTCTAGCAGATTTGATTTTACGGCAAAACCGCAAGCGTTAGCGTGCTTGACGATGGCGACCGCAGGAGCGGCGTCAAAGCTGCTTGCCAGTGCCAAAGCGGCGTTTATATCTGTGATGTTGTTAAAGCTAGCTTCGCCTTTTAGCGCGGTGAAGTTGTTGCTAAAAAAATAATCAAACTCGTATAGCGCGCCCTTTTGGTGCGGGTTTTCGCCGTAACGCGCATCAAAAACCTTGCTGCCGGCGATAAATTTCATCTCGCCAAAGCCGTCGTTAAAGCGCTCGTTCATGTAGTTTGCGATCATCGAGTCGTATGCCGCGGTGTGCTCGTAGGCTTTTATCATCAAATTTCGCCTAAAAATAGCCTTCTCGTTCTCGTCTGCGCCCTCTATGACGCGTAAAACCTCGTCATAATCAAGAGGACTCGTGACGATATAAACGCTAGCGAAGTTTTTAGCCGCCGATCGTACCATCGCAGGGCCGCCGATGTCGATGTTTTCGATGATCTCGTCAAAATCATCTGTGCGGATGGTGGTTTGTTTAAACGGATATAAATTTACGCAGACTAGATCGATGCCGCCGATGCCGTGCTGCGCGGCTTGGCTTAAGTGGTTTGCGTCGTTTCGCTTGTGCAATATCCCGCCGTGAATTTTTGGATGCAGGGTTTTCACGCGCCCTTCAAACATCTCGGGCGAGCCCGTGTATTCGCTCACTTCGACCGCCTTTACGCCCTGCTCTTTTAGCAGTTTGTGCGTGCCGCCCGTACTTAATATCTCAAAACCGAGTCGCTCGAGTCCTTTTGCAAACTCTACGATGCCTTCTT contains these protein-coding regions:
- the purH gene encoding bifunctional phosphoribosylaminoimidazolecarboxamide formyltransferase/IMP cyclohydrolase; protein product: MRALISVSDKEGIVEFAKGLERLGFEILSTGGTHKLLKEQGVKAVEVSEYTGSPEMFEGRVKTLHPKIHGGILHKRNDANHLSQAAQHGIGGIDLVCVNLYPFKQTTIRTDDFDEIIENIDIGGPAMVRSAAKNFASVYIVTSPLDYDEVLRVIEGADENEKAIFRRNLMIKAYEHTAAYDSMIANYMNERFNDGFGEMKFIAGSKVFDARYGENPHQKGALYEFDYFFSNNFTALKGEASFNNITDINAALALASSFDAAPAVAIVKHANACGFAVKSNLLESYVEALKCDPVSAYGGVVAINGTLDRALAEKINEIYVEVIIAANVDEDALAVFEAKKRIKIFTQGNKFLQRANDKYDFKHVDGGFVYQQSDEVKASELENMKLQTERAASEAELKDLEIAWKVAALTKSNCVVYVKNSAVVAIGMGMTSRVDAARAAVAKARDMGLDLRGCALASEAFFPFRDSIDIASEAGVKAVIQPGGSIRDDEVVQAANEHGMAMYFTGVRHFLH